In one window of Comamonas testosteroni DNA:
- a CDS encoding DUF711 family protein: MNISFNPLVRVRTVTAFVNLSADEAQWQAGLTQAKQQCDAVADAIEARGYQVQSIRIVSNPFGEYLDVRGIDGALAGLQRIAETLKAINTGKRRIRFAVGEARNAQEVALLPQLIAAYGDLCNACVNIDLDEHGFVQTGLLAQSVQAIQQIARTTPRGEGNFNFTVNFNCAPGIPYFPASYHRGQHHGALVLGLETPDLMVAELQQLQQQRLQLDHAAWFRLAFERLSQTLNEHATTIQRCADGVTLAEGWHIAGMDTSAAPSKSCASMVDVYQLLGVPHFGASGTVEASALLTRVFKSVSGVTQIGFSGLMLAVTEDEGLAQASLDEEFDIRALLTYSSVCGIGLDTVPVPGDSSAEQIAAVMRDTGTMAFRLNKPLTVRLFPVPGLKAGDTTAFESADLCNCAVLALP; this comes from the coding sequence ATGAATATCAGCTTCAACCCGCTGGTGCGCGTGCGCACCGTCACCGCCTTTGTCAACCTGAGCGCTGATGAGGCGCAGTGGCAGGCGGGCCTGACACAGGCCAAGCAGCAATGCGATGCCGTGGCCGATGCCATCGAGGCCCGGGGCTATCAGGTGCAGTCCATCCGCATCGTGAGCAACCCGTTTGGCGAATATCTGGACGTCCGCGGCATAGACGGCGCCCTCGCCGGCCTGCAGCGCATTGCCGAAACGCTCAAGGCCATCAACACCGGCAAACGCCGCATCCGCTTTGCCGTGGGCGAAGCGCGCAATGCGCAGGAAGTGGCCCTGCTGCCGCAGCTGATTGCCGCCTATGGCGACCTGTGCAACGCCTGCGTGAATATCGATCTGGATGAACATGGCTTTGTGCAGACCGGCTTGCTGGCCCAAAGCGTGCAGGCAATTCAGCAAATCGCGCGCACCACGCCGCGCGGCGAAGGCAATTTCAACTTCACGGTCAACTTCAACTGCGCGCCCGGTATTCCCTATTTCCCGGCCAGCTACCACCGCGGCCAGCACCACGGCGCCCTGGTGCTGGGTCTGGAAACGCCAGACCTCATGGTGGCTGAACTGCAGCAGCTGCAGCAGCAGCGCCTGCAGCTCGATCACGCGGCGTGGTTCAGGCTCGCATTCGAGCGCCTGAGCCAGACCCTGAACGAGCATGCCACCACCATCCAGCGCTGCGCCGACGGTGTGACGCTGGCCGAGGGCTGGCATATCGCGGGCATGGACACCTCGGCTGCGCCTTCGAAATCCTGCGCCTCCATGGTCGATGTCTACCAACTGCTGGGCGTACCCCATTTCGGCGCCAGCGGCACGGTGGAGGCCTCGGCCCTGCTGACGCGAGTCTTCAAATCGGTCAGCGGCGTCACGCAAATCGGCTTCAGCGGCCTGATGCTGGCAGTCACCGAGGACGAGGGCCTGGCCCAGGCCAGCCTCGATGAGGAGTTCGATATCCGTGCCCTGCTGACCTACAGCAGCGTCTGCGGCATCGGCCTCGATACCGTGCCCGTGCCGGGCGACAGCAGCGCCGAGCAGATCGCCGCCGTCATGCGCGATACGGGCACCATGGCTTTTCGCCTCAACAAGCCGCTGACGGTACGCCTGTTCCCCGTGCCGGGGCTCAAAGCAGGCGACACCACGGCCTTCGAGAGCGCGGATCTGTGCAACTGCGCCGTACTGGCTCTGCCTTGA
- a CDS encoding THUMP domain-containing class I SAM-dependent RNA methyltransferase, producing the protein MNQLHLFLPCAAGVEGFLADEVHAITGASGQDLLVGRGGVMLRGMWRDAMLLNLHSRLAQRVLIELSHTMYRSENDLYRAASEVAWEIWFSPKETFKIEVTAQHSPLTSLNFAALKVKDAIADRFRAKRNGVRPSVETHHPDVRVHLHLTTDGATLYIDTSGEALFKRGWREDKGDAPLKETLAAAMIAASGWNPHGDNPQPLYDPCCGSGTLVIEAAQIARKIPAGILRRFAFEKLVPFQRHVWEAMLDEAESQILPESPVGIYGSDIAFRMVDFAQRNAERAGVSDTVSLRGGDALQRMPPSEQPGMMLLNPPYGERIAAAGSAGRNAAERMGQVERAGRETAQTEDGGEFFSQLASHWKKNYSGWSAWMLTPDLKLPSKMRLKESRRTPMWNGPIECRLFCFDMIKGVVKPRKPADDAEQSGKPEGRPE; encoded by the coding sequence ATGAACCAACTGCATTTGTTTCTGCCCTGCGCCGCCGGCGTCGAGGGCTTTCTGGCCGACGAGGTCCACGCCATCACCGGCGCCAGCGGGCAGGATCTGCTCGTGGGCCGGGGCGGCGTCATGCTGCGCGGCATGTGGCGCGATGCCATGCTGCTCAATCTGCACAGCCGCCTGGCTCAGCGCGTGCTGATCGAGCTGTCGCACACCATGTACCGCAGCGAGAACGATCTGTACCGGGCCGCCAGCGAGGTGGCCTGGGAGATCTGGTTTAGCCCCAAGGAAACCTTCAAGATCGAAGTGACGGCCCAGCACAGCCCGCTGACCAGCCTGAACTTTGCGGCGCTCAAGGTCAAGGACGCGATTGCCGACCGTTTTCGCGCCAAGCGCAACGGCGTGCGCCCCAGCGTTGAGACCCATCACCCCGATGTGCGCGTGCACCTGCACCTGACGACCGACGGCGCCACCCTCTATATCGACACCTCGGGCGAGGCGCTGTTCAAGCGCGGCTGGCGCGAGGACAAGGGCGATGCCCCGCTCAAGGAAACCCTGGCCGCGGCCATGATTGCTGCCTCGGGCTGGAACCCGCATGGCGACAACCCCCAGCCGCTGTACGACCCCTGCTGCGGCAGCGGTACCCTGGTGATCGAGGCCGCGCAGATCGCGCGCAAGATTCCGGCCGGCATTCTGCGTCGCTTTGCGTTCGAGAAGCTCGTGCCTTTTCAGCGCCATGTATGGGAAGCCATGCTGGATGAGGCCGAGAGCCAGATCCTGCCTGAATCGCCGGTGGGCATTTACGGCTCGGACATCGCCTTCCGCATGGTGGACTTTGCCCAGCGCAATGCCGAGCGTGCGGGTGTGTCCGACACGGTCAGCCTGCGCGGCGGTGATGCCTTGCAGCGCATGCCGCCCAGCGAGCAGCCGGGCATGATGCTGCTGAACCCGCCCTATGGCGAGCGTATCGCGGCCGCCGGCAGCGCGGGCCGCAATGCGGCCGAGCGCATGGGCCAGGTCGAACGCGCAGGCCGTGAAACCGCGCAGACCGAGGACGGCGGCGAATTCTTCAGTCAGCTGGCCAGCCATTGGAAAAAGAACTACAGCGGCTGGAGCGCCTGGATGCTGACGCCCGACCTCAAGCTGCCCAGCAAGATGCGCCTCAAGGAGTCGCGCCGCACGCCCATGTGGAACGGGCCCATCGAGTGCCGTCTGTTCTGCTTCGACATGATCAAGGGTGTGGTCAAGCCACGCAAGCCTGCGGACGATGCTGAGCAGAGCGGCAAGCCGGAAGGCCGGCCTGAATGA
- a CDS encoding RNA polymerase factor sigma-54: MKPGLSLRVSQHLSLTPQLQQSIQLLQLSTLELAQEVEQMLVDNPFLERAGDEAETAGDAPVDVAASAGEYSTSDSIHAEKESLQAQPATETVAEASTPETPETLNWEADGMDGQDGEWGGESSSEWDAPSASSSTRNRDGDDETDAIDLACEHQSLTDFLHRQALSLHLGAADMAALRFLIESLSEDGYLEDSLEELAQSLAGDDLEEREELEQHFVIALKLLQSLEPVGVGARDLAECLQLQLRDLIRNAEDEGTTEAHMNRLLLAQSICAQPMDLLARRDLRKLTSLCGAREEQLREAMALIARLEPRPGRRFVDVERHIVIPDVIVRPVRAGSGRADFSVQLNPDVMPRLRVHDIYASVLRRHKNSDGHAALQQQLQEARWFIKNIQQRFDTILRVSEAIVERQKNFFVHGELAMRPLVLRDIADTLGLHESTISRVTTAKYMATPQGTFELKYFFGSGLGTETGGSASSTAVRALIKQFVDAEDAKKPLSDAKLADMLKEQGIECARRTVAKYREQLKIPTTTLRKAL, translated from the coding sequence ATGAAGCCAGGTCTCTCGCTACGCGTTTCGCAGCATTTGTCGCTTACGCCGCAGCTGCAGCAATCCATTCAGCTGCTGCAGCTCTCCACTCTGGAGCTGGCGCAGGAAGTCGAGCAGATGCTGGTCGACAACCCTTTTCTGGAGCGTGCGGGCGATGAGGCCGAAACCGCAGGAGATGCTCCTGTAGATGTAGCTGCTAGCGCCGGTGAATACAGCACTTCAGATAGTATTCATGCTGAAAAGGAGTCATTGCAAGCGCAACCAGCTACTGAAACGGTAGCGGAGGCGTCAACCCCCGAAACCCCTGAAACGCTGAACTGGGAGGCCGACGGCATGGACGGCCAGGACGGGGAGTGGGGCGGTGAATCGAGCAGCGAGTGGGATGCGCCCTCGGCCAGCAGCTCCACGCGCAACCGCGATGGCGATGACGAAACCGATGCCATCGATCTGGCGTGCGAGCACCAGAGCCTGACCGACTTTCTCCATCGTCAGGCGCTGAGCCTGCATCTGGGCGCGGCGGACATGGCGGCACTGCGCTTTCTCATCGAGTCGCTCAGCGAGGACGGCTATCTCGAGGATTCCCTGGAGGAGCTGGCGCAGAGCCTGGCCGGCGACGACCTGGAAGAGCGCGAGGAGCTGGAGCAGCACTTTGTCATTGCTCTGAAGCTGCTGCAAAGCCTGGAGCCCGTGGGCGTGGGGGCGCGTGATCTGGCCGAGTGCCTGCAGCTGCAGCTGCGCGACCTGATCCGCAACGCCGAGGACGAGGGCACGACCGAGGCGCATATGAACCGGTTGCTGCTGGCGCAATCCATCTGCGCGCAGCCCATGGACCTGCTGGCGCGGCGCGATCTGCGCAAGCTCACCAGCCTGTGTGGCGCACGCGAGGAGCAACTGCGCGAAGCCATGGCCCTGATCGCCAGGCTGGAGCCGCGTCCGGGGCGCCGCTTTGTCGACGTGGAACGCCATATCGTGATACCCGATGTCATCGTGCGTCCGGTGCGGGCAGGCTCGGGCCGGGCGGACTTTTCCGTGCAGCTCAACCCCGATGTCATGCCGCGTCTGCGCGTGCACGACATCTATGCCAGCGTGCTGCGTCGCCACAAGAACAGCGACGGTCATGCGGCGCTGCAGCAGCAGCTGCAGGAGGCGCGCTGGTTCATCAAGAACATCCAGCAGCGCTTCGACACCATCTTGCGTGTTTCCGAAGCCATCGTGGAGCGGCAGAAGAACTTCTTTGTGCATGGCGAGCTGGCCATGCGGCCGCTGGTGCTGCGCGATATCGCCGACACGCTGGGCCTGCACGAGTCCACCATCAGCCGCGTGACCACGGCCAAGTACATGGCCACGCCCCAAGGCACCTTCGAGCTCAAGTATTTCTTCGGCTCGGGCCTGGGTACGGAAACCGGCGGCAGTGCCTCCAGCACGGCCGTGCGTGCGCTGATCAAGCAGTTTGTCGATGCCGAAGATGCCAAAAAGCCGCTATCGGATGCAAAACTAGCCGACATGCTCAAGGAGCAGGGTATCGAGTGCGCGCGCCGCACCGTCGCCAAATACCGCGAGCAGCTCAAGATACCGACGACCACGCTGCGCAAGGCGCTGTAG
- a CDS encoding SDR family NAD(P)-dependent oxidoreductase has translation MNRLQDRVALITGAGAGIGKGVARRFAAEGASLWLADINAETCARAAAEIRAEFGVQVAHAVADVSEHAAVQNMVDAALARFGHIDILVNNAWGRRPASAPGFARVETLNDLDSDWAWRIGAQSALWAMQAVFPGMRERRWGRVINMCSLNGVNAHPYSVDYNMAKEALRTLTRSAAREWAAFGICCNALCPGAATEAYQKFAVSQPDNAADMLRLNPMGHMGDPERDIGGAALFLASEDCRYVTGNTLFVDGGSHINGVPWLPRAK, from the coding sequence ATGAACCGACTGCAAGACCGCGTAGCCCTGATCACGGGCGCAGGTGCCGGCATTGGCAAAGGCGTGGCACGCCGCTTTGCGGCAGAAGGGGCCAGCCTGTGGCTGGCCGATATCAATGCCGAAACCTGTGCCAGGGCCGCCGCAGAAATCCGCGCCGAATTTGGCGTTCAGGTTGCTCATGCCGTGGCCGACGTGAGCGAGCACGCCGCCGTGCAGAACATGGTCGATGCCGCCCTGGCGCGGTTCGGCCACATCGACATCCTCGTCAACAATGCCTGGGGCCGCCGCCCCGCCAGCGCGCCCGGCTTTGCCAGGGTCGAAACGCTCAACGACCTCGATTCCGACTGGGCCTGGCGCATAGGTGCGCAATCGGCGCTCTGGGCCATGCAGGCAGTGTTCCCCGGCATGCGGGAGCGGCGCTGGGGCCGGGTCATCAATATGTGCTCGCTCAACGGCGTCAACGCCCACCCTTATTCGGTGGACTACAACATGGCCAAGGAAGCGCTGCGCACGCTCACCCGCTCTGCCGCACGCGAATGGGCGGCCTTTGGCATCTGCTGCAACGCCCTGTGCCCCGGTGCGGCCACCGAGGCCTATCAAAAATTTGCGGTGAGCCAGCCCGATAACGCCGCCGACATGCTGCGCCTGAACCCCATGGGCCATATGGGCGATCCCGAGCGGGACATTGGCGGCGCGGCCCTATTCCTGGCCAGCGAAGACTGTCGCTATGTCACGGGCAACACGCTGTTTGTCGATGGCGGCAGTCATATCAACGGCGTGCCCTGGTTGCCCAGAGCGAAGTGA
- a CDS encoding DMT family transporter — protein sequence MAWVYLLVAGVLEVVWAFTMKQSHGFTNLKYSAITIVAMIASFGLLSVAMRSLPLGTAYTIWTGIGAVGAFLVGVTVLGEQLSAMRVGAAVLIVSGLVLMKLSAGE from the coding sequence ATGGCTTGGGTTTATCTGCTGGTGGCTGGCGTTCTGGAAGTGGTCTGGGCCTTCACCATGAAGCAGTCCCATGGTTTCACCAACCTCAAATACAGCGCCATCACCATCGTGGCGATGATCGCCAGCTTTGGCCTGCTGTCGGTGGCCATGCGCTCGCTGCCCCTGGGCACGGCATATACGATCTGGACCGGTATCGGTGCTGTGGGTGCATTCCTGGTGGGCGTCACGGTGCTGGGCGAGCAGCTCAGCGCCATGCGCGTGGGAGCGGCGGTCCTGATCGTCAGCGGCCTGGTGCTGATGAAGCTTTCGGCCGGGGAATAA
- the lptB gene encoding LPS export ABC transporter ATP-binding protein: MSEPTFSSSRSGESDSRLEAKHLAKSYGSRKVVKDVSLSVQKGEVVGLLGPNGAGKTTSFYMIVGLVRSDGGEIFIDGQPVGGMPIHQRSRLGLSYLPQEASIFRKLSVEDNVRAVLELQKDEQGKALTQGEIEKRLTGLLQELRVEHLRQSPALALSGGERRRVEIARALATQPRFILLDEPFAGIDPIAVIEIQRIIGFLKERGIGVLITDHNVRETLGICDHAFIISDGHVLAEGTPEEIVENADVRRVYLGEHFRM, from the coding sequence ATGAGCGAGCCGACTTTCTCCAGCAGCCGCAGCGGCGAGTCCGACAGCCGCCTGGAGGCCAAGCATCTGGCCAAGTCCTACGGCAGCCGCAAGGTGGTCAAGGATGTGTCCCTGTCCGTGCAAAAAGGCGAGGTGGTCGGTTTGCTCGGCCCCAACGGTGCGGGCAAGACCACATCGTTCTACATGATCGTGGGCCTGGTGCGCAGCGACGGCGGCGAGATCTTCATCGACGGTCAGCCGGTGGGCGGCATGCCGATTCACCAGCGTTCGCGCCTGGGCCTGTCCTATCTGCCCCAGGAAGCCTCCATCTTTCGCAAGCTCAGCGTGGAAGACAATGTGCGCGCCGTGCTGGAGCTGCAAAAGGACGAGCAGGGCAAGGCGCTGACGCAGGGCGAGATCGAAAAGCGCCTCACCGGCCTGCTGCAGGAGCTGCGCGTCGAGCATCTGCGCCAGTCGCCCGCGCTGGCCCTGTCCGGCGGTGAGCGCCGTCGCGTGGAAATTGCCCGAGCCCTGGCCACGCAACCGCGCTTCATTCTGCTTGACGAGCCGTTTGCCGGCATCGACCCGATTGCGGTGATCGAGATCCAGCGCATCATCGGCTTCCTCAAGGAGCGCGGCATCGGCGTGCTGATTACCGACCACAATGTGCGCGAGACGCTGGGCATCTGTGACCACGCCTTCATCATCAGCGACGGCCATGTGCTGGCCGAAGGCACGCCCGAGGAGATCGTGGAGAACGCCGATGTGCGCCGCGTCTATCTGGGCGAACATTTCAGAATGTGA
- a CDS encoding tRNA-binding protein, with protein MEEISWNDFMKVELRVGRVLQAEVFAEARKPAYKLLVDLGPELGQRKSSAQITAHYQPEELIGRLVVAVVNFPKKQIGPLMSECLVTGFHDATGAVALCVPDKEVPLGTRLL; from the coding sequence ATGGAAGAAATCAGCTGGAACGACTTTATGAAGGTGGAACTGCGCGTGGGCCGCGTGCTGCAGGCCGAGGTCTTTGCCGAGGCCCGCAAACCCGCCTACAAGCTGCTGGTGGACCTGGGTCCCGAGCTGGGCCAGCGCAAGTCCAGCGCGCAGATCACCGCCCACTACCAGCCCGAGGAGCTGATAGGACGGCTGGTGGTGGCCGTGGTCAACTTTCCGAAGAAGCAGATTGGGCCTTTGATGAGCGAATGTCTTGTGACCGGCTTTCACGACGCCACGGGAGCCGTGGCCCTGTGCGTGCCCGACAAGGAGGTGCCGCTGGGCACGCGTCTGCTGTGA
- a CDS encoding PIN domain-containing protein, with amino-acid sequence MKIAPLRWPACNAGYDGPLPRPMILDTNVVLDMLIFDDPDIPAIRDLVARGEVRWIADEAQRIELGRVLHYSQIAPRVSYYGKTPEGVMAAFDAAVEYVSAAPKIRFTCTDPDDQHFLDLASQHKALLVSKDRAVLKQRKRVATHYGATVGNVVVMEEEERLAA; translated from the coding sequence ATGAAGATCGCCCCCCTGCGCTGGCCGGCCTGCAACGCCGGCTACGACGGCCCTTTGCCGCGCCCCATGATTCTGGATACCAATGTGGTGCTGGACATGCTGATCTTTGACGACCCGGATATCCCCGCCATCCGCGATCTGGTCGCCCGTGGCGAGGTACGCTGGATTGCCGACGAAGCCCAGCGCATCGAGTTGGGGCGCGTGCTGCACTACAGCCAGATTGCGCCGCGCGTCAGCTACTACGGCAAGACGCCCGAAGGCGTGATGGCCGCTTTTGACGCAGCCGTCGAATATGTGTCCGCTGCCCCCAAGATCCGCTTTACCTGCACCGATCCCGACGACCAGCATTTCCTCGATCTGGCCAGCCAGCACAAGGCCTTGCTGGTCAGCAAGGACAGGGCCGTGCTCAAGCAGCGCAAGCGCGTGGCAACGCACTATGGCGCGACGGTTGGCAATGTGGTGGTGATGGAAGAAGAGGAGCGGCTGGCCGCCTAG
- a CDS encoding aspartyl/asparaginyl beta-hydroxylase domain-containing protein has product MAKIIVLALVLLFFGCGLYMHLRGKVRHKVLRQLFDHSTFTAPFNVFMLMFSKVPRTPYLPTSTFPELAPLQANWREIREEAVNLQKNMQIKAAANNDDAGFNSFFKTGWKRFYLKWYGDAHPSAMELCPKTTALVKSIPSVKAAMFAELPPGAKLNLHRDPYAGSLRYHLAVLAPNDDRCMIEVDGQPYSWREGEGVIFDETFMHWAENRSEGNRIVLFCDVERPMTNGFAQWLNHWLGKNVVAAASSPNNEGDPRGMISKLFKISFYAGKYRRAFRDWNPTFYKVLKFGLMIGVLVWFIWWLVS; this is encoded by the coding sequence ATGGCAAAAATTATCGTTCTGGCACTGGTGCTGCTTTTCTTTGGCTGCGGGCTGTACATGCATCTGCGCGGCAAGGTGCGCCACAAGGTGCTGCGCCAGCTGTTTGACCACTCCACATTCACGGCGCCGTTCAACGTCTTCATGCTGATGTTCAGCAAGGTGCCGCGCACGCCCTATCTGCCCACCAGCACCTTTCCCGAACTGGCACCGCTGCAGGCCAACTGGCGTGAAATCCGCGAGGAAGCCGTCAATCTGCAAAAGAACATGCAGATCAAGGCCGCCGCCAACAACGACGACGCAGGCTTCAACTCCTTCTTCAAGACCGGCTGGAAGCGCTTCTACCTCAAGTGGTACGGCGACGCCCACCCTTCGGCCATGGAGCTGTGCCCCAAGACCACGGCCCTGGTGAAGTCGATTCCCAGCGTCAAGGCCGCCATGTTTGCCGAGCTGCCGCCCGGCGCCAAGCTCAATCTGCACCGCGACCCCTATGCAGGCTCGCTGCGCTATCACCTGGCCGTGCTGGCCCCCAACGACGACCGCTGCATGATCGAGGTCGACGGCCAGCCCTATAGCTGGCGTGAAGGCGAAGGCGTGATCTTCGACGAGACCTTTATGCACTGGGCCGAGAACCGCAGCGAGGGCAACCGCATCGTGCTGTTCTGCGACGTGGAACGCCCCATGACCAATGGCTTTGCCCAGTGGCTCAATCACTGGCTGGGCAAGAACGTGGTGGCCGCCGCCAGCTCGCCCAACAACGAGGGCGATCCGCGCGGCATGATCAGCAAGCTGTTCAAGATTTCCTTCTATGCCGGCAAATACCGCCGCGCCTTCCGCGACTGGAATCCGACCTTCTACAAGGTCCTCAAGTTCGGGCTGATGATTGGCGTGCTGGTCTGGTTTATCTGGTGGTTGGTTTCTTGA
- the fos gene encoding fosfomycin resistance glutathione transferase: MLCGLNHLTLAVTDLQRSMDFYVRVLGFLPRAQWDRGAYLGLGDLWLCLSSDEQRSQASTSDYTHYAFTIAQRDFAHFVEHARSCGVRQWKSNHSEGDSFYFLDPDGHQLEAHVGSLESRLAQCRLRPYAGMQFFD, translated from the coding sequence ATGCTTTGCGGATTGAATCACCTCACGCTTGCCGTAACGGACCTGCAGCGCAGCATGGACTTCTACGTGCGCGTGCTGGGCTTTCTTCCACGCGCGCAGTGGGATAGGGGAGCCTATCTGGGACTTGGCGATCTGTGGCTGTGCCTGTCCTCAGACGAACAGCGAAGTCAGGCCAGCACCTCTGACTACACCCACTACGCATTCACGATTGCCCAGCGGGACTTCGCGCACTTTGTGGAGCATGCCAGGTCATGCGGTGTCCGGCAGTGGAAGAGCAACCACAGCGAAGGCGATTCCTTCTACTTTCTGGACCCGGATGGCCACCAGCTCGAAGCCCATGTGGGTTCGCTGGAAAGCCGCCTGGCGCAATGCCGCTTGCGGCCTTACGCAGGCATGCAGTTTTTCGACTGA
- a CDS encoding GNAT family N-acetyltransferase, with translation MSSTLAGPGTTDSWHITTMNPAEAPWHLLLLADPSRERVKRYLPGSTCFAARQTEQFTPSGLGALIGVCVLIPEGDGLHRWELMNVAVSTAWQSKGIGSALLQRAIREMRERGVQQLEVGTGSFGDQLLFYQRLGFRVTDIERDFFLQNYTTPLWERGVQHKDMLKLTLEL, from the coding sequence ATGAGCTCCACACTGGCCGGCCCCGGCACGACCGACTCCTGGCATATCACCACCATGAACCCCGCAGAAGCCCCCTGGCATCTGCTGCTGCTGGCCGACCCCTCACGCGAGCGCGTCAAGCGCTATCTGCCCGGCTCCACCTGCTTCGCAGCGCGTCAGACGGAACAGTTCACGCCCAGCGGCCTCGGCGCCCTGATTGGCGTATGCGTGCTGATCCCCGAGGGCGACGGCCTTCACCGGTGGGAGCTGATGAACGTGGCCGTGTCCACGGCCTGGCAGAGCAAGGGCATAGGTTCTGCCCTGCTGCAGCGCGCCATCCGCGAGATGCGCGAACGCGGCGTGCAACAACTGGAAGTGGGAACTGGCAGCTTTGGCGACCAGTTGCTGTTCTATCAACGCCTGGGGTTTCGCGTCACCGATATCGAGCGCGACTTCTTTTTGCAGAACTACACCACCCCGCTGTGGGAGCGCGGCGTACAGCACAAGGACATGCTCAAGCTGACGCTGGAGCTTTGA
- the ureG gene encoding urease accessory protein UreG, which yields MSTALHHIPNRTKKLPPLRVGIGGPVGSGKTTILEMLCKAMRGKWDLVAITNDIYTKEDQRLLTISGALPAERIMGVETGGCPHTAIREDASINLEAIDRMLKDFPDADIVFIESGGDNLAATFSPELSDLTIYVIDVAAGEKIPRKGGPGITKSDLFVINKTDLAPHVGANLDIMRSDTIKQRTTPKGLKPFVMTNLKTLEGLDEVVAFIEKQGLLTA from the coding sequence ATGTCGACCGCACTGCACCATATCCCCAACCGCACCAAGAAGCTGCCACCGCTGCGCGTGGGCATAGGCGGGCCCGTGGGCTCGGGCAAGACCACGATTCTGGAGATGCTCTGCAAGGCCATGCGCGGCAAATGGGACCTGGTCGCCATCACCAACGACATCTACACCAAGGAGGACCAGCGCCTGCTGACCATCAGCGGCGCGCTGCCCGCCGAGCGCATCATGGGTGTGGAAACCGGCGGCTGCCCGCACACGGCGATTCGCGAAGACGCCTCCATCAACCTGGAGGCCATTGACCGCATGCTCAAGGACTTTCCCGATGCCGACATCGTCTTCATCGAATCGGGCGGCGACAACCTGGCTGCCACCTTCAGTCCCGAGCTGTCGGATCTGACCATCTACGTGATCGACGTGGCGGCAGGCGAGAAGATTCCGCGCAAGGGAGGCCCCGGCATCACCAAGAGCGATCTCTTCGTCATCAACAAGACCGACCTGGCCCCCCATGTGGGCGCCAATCTGGACATCATGCGCAGCGACACCATCAAGCAGCGCACCACGCCCAAGGGGCTCAAGCCTTTTGTGATGACCAACCTCAAGACACTGGAAGGTCTGGACGAGGTAGTGGCCTTCATCGAGAAGCAAGGCCTGCTGACAGCCTGA
- a CDS encoding 3-deoxy-7-phosphoheptulonate synthase, with protein sequence MTSSTTPLHPSAASARKAQPKLTTLDKTRIDDTRIKIVRPLLTPALLEEWLPVTEEAQQLVESSRAAISRVLHGQDDRLVVVVGPCSIHDHDQAMDYARQLKVQADALKDDLLIVMRVYFEKPRTTVGWKGYINDPYRDGSFAVNEGLELARRLLLDVLALGLPAGTEFLDLLSPQFISDLVSWGAIGARTTESQSHRQLASGLSCPVGFKNGTDGGVKVASDAILAAQSSHAFMGMTKMGQSAIFETRGNQDCHIILRGGKAPNYDAAHVQAACEVLEKAGLHPQVMIDFSHANSSKQHRRQIDVSADVAQQIAGGDTRITGVMIESHIREGRQDIVEGQELQYGVSLTDACISMEQTTPVLEQLAAAVRARRLKAA encoded by the coding sequence ATGACATCCTCCACGACGCCCCTGCATCCCAGCGCAGCTTCGGCCCGCAAGGCCCAGCCCAAACTGACCACGCTGGACAAGACCCGCATTGACGACACACGCATCAAGATCGTGCGCCCGCTGTTGACCCCGGCACTGCTGGAAGAGTGGCTGCCCGTGACTGAAGAGGCGCAGCAACTGGTCGAATCCAGCCGTGCCGCCATCTCGCGCGTGCTGCATGGCCAGGATGACCGGCTGGTGGTGGTGGTCGGGCCTTGCTCCATTCACGACCACGACCAGGCCATGGATTACGCGCGCCAGCTCAAGGTCCAGGCCGATGCGCTCAAGGACGATCTGCTGATCGTGATGCGGGTCTACTTCGAGAAGCCGCGCACCACCGTGGGCTGGAAGGGCTATATCAATGACCCGTACCGCGACGGCAGCTTTGCCGTCAACGAAGGGCTGGAGCTGGCGCGCCGCCTGCTGCTCGATGTGCTGGCGCTGGGCCTGCCGGCCGGCACCGAATTCCTGGACCTGCTGTCGCCGCAGTTCATCAGCGACCTGGTCAGCTGGGGCGCGATTGGCGCGCGCACCACGGAGAGCCAGAGCCATCGCCAGCTGGCCAGCGGTCTGAGCTGCCCCGTGGGCTTCAAGAACGGCACCGACGGCGGCGTGAAGGTGGCCAGCGATGCCATTTTGGCCGCCCAGTCCTCTCATGCTTTCATGGGCATGACCAAGATGGGCCAGAGTGCGATCTTCGAGACACGCGGCAATCAGGACTGCCACATCATCTTGCGCGGCGGCAAGGCTCCCAACTACGACGCGGCCCATGTTCAGGCAGCATGCGAAGTGCTGGAAAAAGCGGGCCTGCATCCACAGGTGATGATCGACTTCTCGCATGCCAACAGCAGCAAGCAACATCGCCGACAGATCGATGTATCAGCGGATGTGGCCCAGCAGATTGCCGGGGGCGACACACGCATCACCGGCGTGATGATCGAAAGCCATATTCGCGAAGGCCGTCAGGACATTGTCGAAGGGCAGGAGCTGCAGTACGGGGTCTCGCTCACCGATGCCTGCATCAGCATGGAGCAGACCACTCCGGTGCTGGAGCAACTGGCAGCCGCCGTGCGTGCGCGTCGCCTCAAGGCGGCCTGA